aaaaataaagttccaaggaaaattacaaaaagagagacagaacTTGGTACCATGAGTGGGAGGCAGAAGAAACAAAACTGCAAAATTGACCTGTGGACACTATAGGTTGGAATTATCAGTTTCAGAATACAAAAttactattttaatatatttaaagaaatgaatcttgaaaacgCAAAAAAGGAACAGGAAGCTATAAAAATTGATGCagctctgaaaaaaaatcaaatcaacagactcttagaaattaaaaatattataattatgattaaaaaaagcTCAATGGATAGATTAAACAATTACAAAAGTTATTACTGACCTGGAAGATGATCCAAATAAACCATGCAAGATGTAGCACAGATACAAAATAATTGTCTTggttcctagtgctgccataacacgaacaccacgagtgggtggctccaaagaatgagaattttctttttcacagttcaggaggctagaaatccaaactcAGGGTATGGCTCTAGGAGTAGTTCCTTCCTTATTGGTAGCCCTATGaggtccttggtgttccttggtgtcTGACTTCTCCCTGTGTGATGTCTCTGTTTCtattatgctctttttttttttttttttaactcagcagtgattaagtttaggacccaccctacactgctCTGATCTCATAAATGTAACAAAAAACTTTACATCCAATGGGATCACATTTATAGGTATCATTACCACCACTCCAGTTGTTggatccgactcatggcaaccatgaaTATCAGAAtaggactgtgttccatagggtttttagtggctgattttttggaagtatatgggtcagccttttttttttgagttaccttttggtggacttgaaccactaatctttcagttagagttagcagtcaagcatattGACTTTTGTATCACCCAGGACTCCATTTACAGGTAAGGAGTTAGGTTTTCAACACATGTTTTAGGGGGAACACATTAATCTGTAACAGTAATGAAACATCTGAAAAAGAACTTAAGAGGTATATAAAACAGAATAAGAAAGTCGAAAAATATCTAATAGAAAatccagaaagagaaaataaagagaatgggAATTACGTAACCTTTGAaaatataaggaaaccctggtggcacagtggttaagagcattgtGACTGATTTTGGatctgtttttgttattgtgtgctgttgagttgattccaactcatagagaccctataggacagagcagaagtgccgcatagggcttcctaggctgtaatctttacgagagcagatcgtcaggtcttttttcTCTTGGGGTGCCTTAGCGGGTTTGAActcccaccagggcttctggttgTATCTAGAGAGTGTATTTTTCATAGTGctataaaacccgttgccttcaagtcaattttgactcatagcaaccctataagacagtgtagaactgccccatatggtttctcaggctataatctttacagaagcagggtgctacatctttctcctgcacagtggctggGGGTTAGAGgggctgacctttcgattagcagccaagtgcttaatcactgctccacgaGGGCTCCTGTCCCATAATGCTATAGGAAGGAATAAACCCTCCAAATCTTTGCATATGTATATTGTTAGCTTTCATATAAACATCCACGTGCTGATTCATACTGTGGCATTGGATAAATTATTTCATTCTTGTGGGCTTTTGTTACCACATCCAACCCACCGTTTCCACTGTCACCCTAAGCCTGATCTCCTTTCGACTACTGATATACAGGAAAATTGAGGAATCCCTGGGAAAACAATTCCAACATGTCCACATTTGGGATTTAGCTGATTGAGGTAGAAATGCCAGAAGGGGCTGAGGGTAAACTGGGATGTTGCAACAGGAGTCAACTTTTAAGAAGAGACTCTACAGCTCTTTAGTAGAATCTACTTTATGGGGAGAAAGTACCTGGCAGGATGAGCCTGACTTTGAAAGGGTTTGAAGtctgggaggtggtggtgggggacgGGAGGAGAGAGTGGTTTCAGGTACAGAGTATGACTGTGACCTGAATCCAACTCTGTTGGGTCCCTTTGCAGCTTGCAGAAAACAGGGATTTGGTTAATGTATTAGTGTCTCAGGActgctgtgacaaattaccacaaagtgggtggctgaAAAAGACAACAGTGTATTCTCTGACAGTTCTGGAGGGCAGaggtctgaaatcaaggtatttTAGCATGGTAGGGCCATGCTTCCTTCAGAAGCACAGAAAAATCCTTCCttgcttttccagcttctggtagctccaggcattcaTTGGCTTGTGGTTGCATAACTCCAGTCTCTGGCCTTCACATGGACTTCTTCTCTCAGCTgtgtcttttcttcattctcttacaagtacttttttttttttggtccatctttttttattgtattttattaaaaaaaaatttttattgtgccttaagtgaaagtttacaaatcaagtcagtctttcatatgaaaatttacacacaccttgctatatactcctaattgccctccccTTAATGAGGCAACACACTCTTTCCCTggactctattttcgtgtccattcagccagcttctgaccccctccaccctctcatctcacctccagacaggagatgccaacattatctcttgtgtctacttcatctgagaagctcattcttcaccagtatcttttctatcccatagtccagtccaatccctgtctgaagagttggctttgggaatggctcctgtcttgggctaacagaaggtctggggaccataacctctggggtccttctagtctcactcagaccattaagtctggtctctttacgagGATTTGctatctgcatcccactgctcccctgttccctcaggggctctccgttgtgttccctgtcagggctgtcattggttgtagccgggcaccatctagctcttctggtctcaggctgacgcagtctctggtttatgtggccctttctgtctcttgagctcgtaattaccttctgtctttggtgttcttcattctcctttgctccaggtgggttgaggccaattgatgcatcttagatggctgcttgctagcatttaagaccccagaaaccaccctccaaagtgggaggcagaaagttttcttaatagattttattatgccaattgacttagatgtcccctgaaaacatggtctccAACACCCCCCGCATCGcccgctacgctggccttcaaagcgttcagtttattcaggaaacttctttgcttttagtttagtccagttgtgctgacctcgcctgtcttgtgcattgtccttcccttcacccaaaataattcCTATCCATTATCTAACCAGTGAAAAACTTactgtaccttagatgaaggtttacagaacaaactagtttctcattaaactgttagtacacatattgttttatgacattggttaacaaccccataacatgtcaacactttcccttctcaaccttcagttccgtattaccagctttcctgttccctcctggcttctagtccttgcccctgggctggtgtgcccctttagtcttgtttactTACAAGAACTCTTGTTGGTGGATTTATGGTCCACTCAGATAATCCCAAATAATCTCATCTTGaaaaccttaattacatctgtgaTGTCATATTCTCAAGTTCCAGGGCTTAGGACATGGACATATCTCTTTGAGGGGAGGAGGCGTGATTCAACCCACTCCAGTTAGTAAGTACTGCTGGTCTTAACGGCCAAAGGTCTAAGCAACTCTGCGGTGGGACGCCTCCAAAAAAGACAGAAGGCAAAGAAGGAAGCTGTTTCTACCTGGAGAGGAGAGGTGAGCACTAGAAACCCAAGGAAGCAGGCAATGTTGCCCGGAGCCCTACTAGGGTTTAGAAGAAGTGGGGAGAGCAATAGCCTAGGAGTGCGTAGGGTCCAGGCAGAGTGCTGTAGAGGAAGGCAGTGATCCAAGGCAGCGAGCTTCTAGTCGGGGTTTGGGGTTCAGTGATGGGTCACACCGTTCATTTCTGGCAAATAACAAAGGCAAATATTGTTTTGAGAAACGTGTGTGGGATTGGGTGTGCGTGTACGCTGGGTTATGAAATAAAACGTATTGCGTATGTAATTTGCAGCCAGAAAGCCTGAAAGCCACTGGTCTAAGGGATCCCGGTGTGGCACCTTAGAGCAGCATAGAAAAAGCAGTGGCCCAAGGGAGTGTCCTGGGACCTGGGCACAGCATTGACAGTGACCTGGGGCGAGGGAGAGCTAGCCAGGTAGAGCAGCAATGGCGTGAACAGCCACAAGAGGGAGCACTCAACACATGCGAGGCCTCCTTTGGGGACACCCTCTATCACCAACGGCTTAGGCATGACTTTGTAAAGGGAGTGAGGTCCCATAATATGGGTGGAAGAAGGACATTAGGCCAGCAGACTTTGGGATAACTACATCGCTTGTAAGCACAGATTTTGGCGGAGGGGGCGAGGGGGTCTTTGAGATTACACGTAAGGAGAGGGTTTGTATTAAGACTACAGTGTTCAGACTCCGTATCACCTTTTGTCCTATAAAACTTTTGGGCAGAACTCCATAAATGAAGCAGAACTGGTGCAACTCGTGCCTATTCCTGACTTGGCAGACCCTGAGATGTGTGTGCAGGGAGCCCCAGACCTCATCTGGGAAGCTTATATTGAATAGCACTGGTTAGAAGCTGTTTGCAGTCTCTTCTAGTGCTAATTCCTTGATTCTATGGCTCAGCCAAAAATCTAGGCAGTATACTAGATCGGAACTTATTGCATTTCTAGTTATTGTCTCTGAATTCCCAAAGTCTGGTTCAAAGTGTTCAATCGTCGAATCTTtgaagtagggtttttttttttttttttaaatgtgtgtgtttttatCTTTGCAACTCTAGCGCCGAGCACAGTGATCTCTGAATATTGGGTGCCTTTAAAAAGTTGGtggaataaatgaaggaatgaagaaaattcTACCTTAAAAATTTTAGATGCAGTTGTCTTGGACCAGTTAAGCCAGCAGAGGGCAGGAGAGCCCAGTTTAACTGCACTATCCTCTCCTATATGTGGAAACAGTTCTCACGCAGAACCATGGGGATGAGAAGCTGATCCAGTTGTTTATAGGATTAGGGAATGCACAACCAGAAAAGGATAGAGACACCAAAGCTTGAAGGCCCGACTTACAGGGTCTCCAAATACCTGCACATCAATTCCCAAAGGTTTCTCCATAGCAGAATGCCCTTCTCAGGATAGAAGGTTTTGCTTTAGGTAGAAGGAGTTGGGTTGGGTGGGGGTACATAGAGAACAGGACAGGAGCTACCAATCTTAAAACATGATTTCAGTCACTTGGATAGAAGGGATTCAAGGAATTTCACAGTGCACTTGGTACCATGGGAAGAATATAGACCTAAGAGAATTGAAGGTCCTGACTCTGAAACTAGTTACCTGGCTTTGAGAGAGACCCTTCCCGTCTCTGGGCTTTGGTTTTCCCACACGGAAATGGAGAAGTAGGACCAGATGGTTTTTAAGGCCCTGGTCTGTGAGGGGGTATATTTTTGGCCCCAATCCTGCCCCTGCCATCAACTCTGGGCATAATATCAGGAAAGACAATCGAGCGGGTACTTGGCCCCAGCAAGGCAAAGCTAAGCTCATTGTATCCTGGTGTTCCCAAGTCAAagatggaaaagaaggaaaaggaagttgAGCAAGAGAAGAGGATggcagccagaagaacaaaaagaaagatgGGAGAGGAGATGAACAAGGACAAGTGTAAAGAGGGAAATgagaagagaaaaggaggaagataggggaagggaaagggaaaagggaagagggagaaggaaTAGAGAAGGGTGAGATCAAAGGCAAAAGAGAGGCTGTGAGCAGTGGTTTGTGATTCTGTAGTTTTCTAGGGTGGTGGCACCCTGGTTGCATACTAGAATTATGTTCTTAAAAGATGCAGATATCTGAGCCCAGCCCAGACTTGTGAATCAGAATCTGCTTAGGCGGGATCCAGGCATCTATGCTTTTAAAAGGTTCTCAGGCAATCCTGATGTGAAGGTTGGCTTAAGAACCACCAGTCTAGGGTAGTAGTCATAATTTTTAGTATGGGCAGATTGGAGTTGTTGCATGGAAACTTTCACTCTCCATGGGGCATTTCTTATTTACATGGCTCCTACCACCATCTTTCAAAGTGGTAGTCTCAGGATCACCCTGAAGAGGAACTTCACCATCTGTTCTGTACTGTTGCAGGGAACAAGGCCATTGATTCTGACCTTATCTCTCAGACTCAGGGATGGAAGAGCCTGTCTGCAATGGCTCCCCCGCTGCTGATGGGACCTCTAGGCAGGCACGTGGAAGACCTCAGACTTAACTGCTTGTTTTTAGGAGAAAAATAGATACAAGAGAACCAAGAAATACTCTCTGGATGGCACATTGGGGCAGAACACTACTCAATTTCATGTTATTGGAAAGTCTGAGCAGAAGTCACAGATCAATAACTCAGAAACTTCTGGAGAGGATAATTGACTCACAAAGAGAAAGGACATGTGGGAGGAGAATTAAGGGCAGAGTTTCCTTACCTACCTCTACTGAGGAAATGCTGGAGTAGCAGCAACACAATAGCTATATAACCTGGAGCTGCCATTCCAGTGTCTGGTCAACGGTGATTCAACTGTGAAACATAATATGCAGGCAAATTAGCACTTTTATCCACTTCTATTATATGCAAGGGACATAAACCCACTTAACTGAttgatgactttccagtaggtATGAAGGCAGTTACGTTTTCAATGACTATGTTTACACATTCATATGACAGCCCCAGTTTATTCTTAGCATATAGGAACAATTATATTGAGCAgtgtttaagatttttttccttgctgaagCTTAGAGATGACTAAGGAATTGGCAGATATATGTTACTGAAACTATCAGCTTCTTAGAGTTGGGGTCAAGTGATACAGTCCTCAGTTACCTGAGGCGTACAATGCTTGTCTTACCTACAGAACACACAGAGACCTCCCATATAAGGAGAGAGAAGCTTGTCTTCAACTCAGCCAGCCTGTACTCAACTGCTCCATGACTGACATTATTATGGTCTCTGTGGAGGATACAAACATGACTAAGACAGGATTTCTGCCCTCAGTGAGCCTCCAGGCTTATAGATGAGATATAAGGACCCCCAAGGAACAGAAATATAAAATGATCTGTAAGGGTCTCTCCTAGGGGCACAAAAGACACATTCTGGGGCACAGGACATGTCCATACTGGttctaaatgagaaaaaaaaattgaaaaacttcCTAGAGTAAGCTTTATGATATTAACAGTTAGAAATAGGTCAAAGGTATTCTAGGTGGAGGAAACAACATAAACATAAAAGTAGGTACAGAAAGGAAGAATGTGTATAGGGAAGAGCAGGTGGTTGGAAGAAATGGGAGGCATGGGAGATGAGGAGTGATACAGACTGGGACTGATGAGGTAAGTTAGTATCTGAGGAAACATGCCTTTAAGACTGACTGATGTGTTTACACTTGACTCAGTTGACATTGGGGAGTCATTGAAAGATTTTGAGCTGGAGAGCAACAGGATAGAAACCAAGTAGAAGACTGCTGTAAGAGACCGGGCCTGAGATGTCACCTCCCATTCCTCCCCTTGGAAAACACTAACCTCATTTGCTTCATTCACAAACCCATTTATGCTTCATTTTCTACAACAACCATTTTGGGCCAGGTTTTGTGCAAGTTTGGTAGAAAAGTCTGGTTCCTGTTCCACCAATAGCTCTAGGGGCAAGAGTTGGAGGCACTTTCAGCTGAAAATGAGCCCACTGAAAACCTCTGGAGGGCTGCAAATTCTCCCTCTGGTGCTCCATCGTGGTGGAGATGCTGTAGAAGAAAAGGTCCTTATGCGGTTCTCACCCAAGGGCTCTTGCCCTTGGGCAAGAAGAGTCTACTTGCTCACCACAATCTACCCCCATTCCCAATAACACACCCCACCAAAGCTGACATTTCCTGGGTGAGTTGCTTGCTCCAAATTGATCTCCCAACTCTACTTAAATTAAAACCTACCTTTAGCTAGGTCTAgatatagaaaaaaattcaacaaatgaATCCACACTAATGTGTTAACAGTTACCAAGTCTTAACGTGCTATGTCTCTAAGAAGAAATACATAGAAGAGAAGTAATTATTTTCTAATGGAGGAATTTCAGCATCTATAGGCTGCCTTCTTGTGAAAGAGATCTTTCTGGACCTTGAAATTACACAATGCACTTCCTAAGTTGGTCCTTTCCCCATACATAGGCAAAATAACGATCACATATTTTCTGGATATTCCTGGCCTTTCACAGATTCAGATTGAGTGTCGCTGATCTAAAACTCTCCCTTTTGGCAGGAATCTGTTAGAAAACTCAAAGCTGAGTGGAGAGGACCCTGGCTTTGGGATGTGGAGCTCTGGCTCTTGTCTCAGCTGTGCTATATATGACCCAGAGCAATTCACTGCACATTTCTAGGGCTCCGTGACCCCAACTCTGTGGTTCACTAGATGATTTCTGAGATTGCTTTCCAGCTCCAAATTTCAAGGCAATAAAATGAagtgaatttcatttttttttttttttttttggtcattgtggaaagtcagtgtcttagttatctactgctgctataacagaaataccacaaatggatggctttaacaaacagaagtttattctctcacagtttaagagcctagaagtccgaattcagggctctggctccaggggaaggctttctttctctgtcagctctgggggaaggttcttgtcatcaatctttctccggtctaggagcttctcagtgcagggatcctgggtccaaaagatgggcttactcccagctcttctttcatggtggtatgaagtctttctcctctctgcttgattctcttttatatctcaaaagagattgactcaacataaaacctaatcctgtagaatgagtcctgcctcattaacataactgcctcaaatcctgctcattaacatcatagaggtaggatttacaacacataggaaaatcacatcagatcacaaaatggtggataatcacgcaatactgggaatcacggactagccaagttgacacacatttttggaggacacagttcaattccaGTCAGGAAGACCAGAAGTCTCTCAGTcgctgagaaagagaaagagaaagtgagCCAAAAGTACCTTTTCCCTCATTATAGAGAAAAATGGAGATTCTTTTAGAGCCCTATTACAGCTTCACCTCCAAGACTTACATAGATAACAGAGGAAGCAGAGATGGTTCAGTCCTTCCTAACCTCCATGTTGCACTCTTAGCTTTAAAGGAGTGATTCTGAGCCTCCCCTTGGCACACACGTACGCTTTTGCATTCATTTGTTCCCCTAAAACGTTTGAGTATAAAGATAGGTGGAGTCGCCTGGGTACTTTTGTGTGTATGCAGCTATGTTTAACAGTGTGTTTATCTTTGCAAAGGCTGTGTGTGAGCCTCAGTGTTAAGTGTATACATGTGCGTGTTTGTGTGAGTGAAATTATAAAATGCGTATGTGCATAGCATTGAGTGAATATAAAAGATTGTTTGGAGAACACAGCTTGTGTGGAATCGTGTGTGCCTGtgcggattttttttttctaatttttacttttttaataagcAACTTTGGATCGTGTCGCCTCCCCTCACTTCTGTGATTGATTTCGCGAGGCTAATGGTGCGTAAAAGCCCTGGTGAGATCTGGGGGCGTCTCCTAGCCTGACGTCAGAGAGAGAGTTTAAAAAGGCGGCAGGCAGCCTGTGGTGCGGACACAGGCGGCTTCGGAGTCGCGAGGTGCAGAGCCGTCGCTGCTGCCCGCAGATCCGCGCCTGGAGTTTGAGGAACCACCCTCTCGCTCGGCTTCCCCAGCGCCGCGAAGATGCTGTCCTGCCGCCTCCAGTGCGCGCTGGCCGCACTCTCCATCGTCCTGGCCCTGGGCGGTGTCACCGGAGCGCCCTCAGACCCCAGACTCCGCCAGTTTCTGCAGAAGTCCCTCGCTGCTGCCGCTGGGAAGCAGGTAAGGAGGCTCCCTCGACGTCTTTCCCCTCTCCTGGATCCCCCAGTCCTCTCTTAGCCTTGTCCCAGCTCCCTTGGTTTGGATTTGAGAGATACCCTGCCCTCCTGAGGAGTTTCGGTGCTTTTTTGGATCCCTTAGTCCCCAAAGCTCTCAGGAAAACTTTCAAAACCCAGAATCCTCGCTCccaccccctctttttttttttttttctgatcagcGCAGTCAGTCATGGTTCAGGTAGGTTCTTTGGTATTCAAAAAAATTCCAAGACTGGTAGTTGTCTGATCCTGAAGGGTTGATGGGAGCCATCCCTGGTGCTGAACACAGGAGGCGCTGACCCAGGTGCTGAAAGCGGGGACGTCTGAAGCCGCTATCTTCTTAAGCAGCACTCCCCTCCTATCCAGCGGTGCTGAGGGTAGGGGCACGCTACAGATGGAACACAGAACGTTTGTGATTATAAAATGTCTCGTTCCCCACAGGTGACTTAGTAAAACGGTAAGAACAATTCCATTTTTTAATTCCTGATCTAGAAAGTAAGTTAAGCAAGCTGTTGGCACAGGCTTTATCTTTGTAAAAGTGCTTTAACAATCTGTAGctatttctctgtgtgtgttaAGTCTACAAAGGCAGAAAATTGTAAAGACACTTGAGTTCTTGAAGCCTTTTTGTGTAAACTGTTGGTTATAGAAtctacacttttttttaatatcttcgtCTGGTTTTGAGCATGACAAAGACtgtacagccatgaaaaccggGTTTGGGGTGGGCTGAATCTGCTTTCCCAGACTAGGTTCTCCATTTCTTCCCCATCATCACTTTCAATATCATTACCATCCTCatcccccttccctcctctttctctcttcacCCCATACAGGAGCTGGCCAAGTACTTCTTGGCAGAACTGCTGTCTGAACCCAACCAGACGGAGAACGATGCCCTGGAACCTGAAGACCTGTCCCAGGCTGCTGAGCAGGATGAAATGAGGCTGGAGCTGCAGAGATCTGCTAACTCAAATCCAGCCATGGCACCCCGAGAACGTAAAGCTGGCTGCAAGAATTTCTTCTGGAAGACCTTCACATCCTGTTAGTTTTATTAATTGTATCTATCAGACCTCTGATCCCTCTCCTCCAAACCCTGTCTTTCTTCCCTGGTCCCCCAAATCCTCAGCAAGATCCTTGCATTAAACATGGAAGactgtaaatataaaataaaattatggtgAAATTATGGAAAACAAGAATTTGGTTTCTTATTGAGTAAGTCTTTCTGTTCAGTAGCACATAATTAACATGAGCTGTGAATTCACGTGGTTATTTGAGATATGCCCTTCCAATCTCAGGCACATACTATTTACAATTTCCTTTTTCAATAAGAATTACATTTCAAATGGCATCTCTTACAGTTTGGGTTATTTCAaactaaaataatttcaaataactCTAGGTATTTTACATTTAATCCAACAATAATCATTGAAAGGGGATTCCACAAACACCAGTTGCATATTAAATACACTTTAAATTATACTTTGGATTGTTGAAATACGTATTAGTTTTATGGCTAGGCAGGCTGAAACGTCCACCTATCCACCAGGctggtatataaaatatatgaaaaaaaattttttttatgagataTGAAAAATGGGAGATGAAAATGATTTAAAAGTTGGGGGACAGAAACTGGCTTGAATAGTTAAAATAAAGTTTGGAgcctttaaaatttgtttttagttGGTGAACATTTACCTAGAGAAAACCAGTGCTTTTACATCATCTATGACAATCTTCTTTGTAAGTGAGCAAGGTTAAATAcatctgatttaaaaataaacttctaaagagtttttatcagaaggAAATACCACTTTAATTATAACGTTAGAGCATGACAGTACCATGGGTTTCAAGAAATATGTATGTTGGCTCCCCTCATGAATGCTGCACTGTTGAAGGTATTGAAGTTCAATCTCACGATCACAGAATTACTAAATGAGACCTCTCAAAAGGTCATTTTGATTATATTAAAACAGGAGTCAAATAAAGAtgcaaagaataataaaaatattcaataaatgcatTATTATTAGTGTTATAACAACTTACTAAAAGGTACAGCTCAAGACCGAGATAAAAACATGGCTAATTTAACTCACGGAGCCCTGAAATAGATGTCTTTCAGGAGGTGTGTTTCAACTGCGCTTCTGCATAGCTGTTGGAATAACAAACCAAATATATAGACATAGAAAAACATAGACTCAACATAAATCCCCGTAGTAGGGGCTTACTGATGG
This is a stretch of genomic DNA from Elephas maximus indicus isolate mEleMax1 chromosome 1, mEleMax1 primary haplotype, whole genome shotgun sequence. It encodes these proteins:
- the SST gene encoding somatostatin, with protein sequence MLSCRLQCALAALSIVLALGGVTGAPSDPRLRQFLQKSLAAAAGKQELAKYFLAELLSEPNQTENDALEPEDLSQAAEQDEMRLELQRSANSNPAMAPRERKAGCKNFFWKTFTSC